In one window of Danaus plexippus chromosome 7, MEX_DaPlex, whole genome shotgun sequence DNA:
- the LOC116770640 gene encoding uncharacterized protein LOC116770640 encodes MDKAYEYVKSAIITFKLETCCCFAPIRVGVLIVGYFNLFISILSLMGTADGGITPPLMEVQDQFLEDNASKPVGIIAYSSELAFSALLLGAMYRNDTVLLRVYMYYVVVTIVTSILVYSMVIAAVSLLTKMVIIGNMVYNGYVILLVRSAIVEIKETRTSEKNGHVTLYSVAKFQCDEEKIDIGNVSDTEPSKPIESLPKEENVVKENESNDKQENKTPQKLETVAENPKEE; translated from the exons ATGGACAAAGCATACGAATATGTTAAATCCGCTATTATCACATTTAAATTGGAAACATGTTGTTGCTTCGCCCCTATACGTGTTGGCGTTTTAATAGttggatattttaatttgtttatatcg atttTATCCCTGATGGGTACAGCCGATGGCGGTATTACGCCGCCCTTGATGGAAGTTCAAGATCAATTTCTCGAGGACAACGCTTCTAAACCAGTTGGGATTATCGCATACTCATCGGAATTAGCATTTAGTGCATTACTTTTGGGTGCCATGTACCGT AACGACACAGTTTTGCTTCgtgtatatatgtactacGTTGTGGTGACCATCGTGACTTCAATACTGGTGTACTCCATGGTGATAGCGGCCGTCTCTCTCCTTACAAAGATGGTCATTATTGGAAATATGg tttacaATGGCTATGTTATATTACTGGTGCGAAGCGCAAtcgttgaaataaaagaaacgaGAACGTCCGAAAAAAATGGTCACGTCACTTTATATTCTGTCGCGAAGTTCCAATGTGACGAAGAAAAAATCGATATTGGGAATGTATCTGACACTGAGCCTTCGAAACCTATTGAGAGTTTACCGAAAGAAGAAAATGTAGTCAAAGAAAATGAGAGCAACgacaaacaagaaaataaaactccaCAAAAATTGGAAACAGTCGCCGAAAATCCTAAAGAGGAATGA
- the LOC116770677 gene encoding protein maelstrom homolog, which yields MPKKPVRNAFYFYMLDYKEEQRQKGVNYSNLAAVADAAGPLWRDAPPSIRTKYDEIAKKHRQKTNFTDQKFTSTGIPISVIEQNEREAKEAEEQEIQDIKNLVKLRGFNNTAKTLDIYVMDVNCYCKTGSDYIIGESTLLRFNVEEGIRDTYHEIINPGVIPVGYAYDMKLSCKEFGLEMPDEGSKKSNYMQILANIIDYLKQQDRTSKVLPPIFTMPDKVAPVQNFIHQLCRRVAEDENQFRIYKLDTLFFTLINTLKTRADEGFPKESLALLQLKKDPFKYSPGIGCEHHEENDKSVECTLSRVKRWSYTVLDACCPVAGVTARPACHVPPDYDLESIQVYQEQKRGRVAPSVGGYEFNLSSCNSSLLSDSFLDTTSNMTTDSSRREKRVHVPLRMPKADYSQAIRLAPELTEEEFPSLGGSRIGRGRGLGGSLPKLKTEK from the exons ATGCCTAAGAAACCGGTTCGAAATGCTTTCTATTTCTATATGCTTGATTATAAAGAGGAACAAAGACAAAAAGGTGTAAATTATAGCAATTTGGCAGCTGTTGCTGATGCAGCAGGTCCTCTGTGGAGG gaTGCACCGCCCTCAATAAGGACAAAATATGACGAAATAGCCAAAAAACACAGACAGAAAACAAATTTCACTGATCAAAAGTTTACTTCCACCGGCATACCGATTTCTGTTATAGAACAAAACGAAAGAGAAGCTAAAGAGGCAGAGGAACAAGAGATACAGGATATCAAAAATCTTGTTAAATTACGCGGTTTTAACAACA CTGCTAAGACATTGGATATCTATGTGATGGATGTTAATTGCTACTGCAAGACGGGTTCCGATTACATCATCGGTGAGAGTACACTGCTGAGATTTAATGTGGAGGAAGGAATCAGAGATACCTACCATGAAATAATCAACCCGG gtGTCATACCGGTGGGGTATGCATATGATATGAAGCTGAGTTGCAAAGAGTTCGGTCTGGAAATGCCGGATGAGGGTTCCAAAAAATCCAATTACATGCAGATACTGGCCAATATAATTGACTATCTAAAACAACAAGATCGCACATCCAAGGTCCTGCCGCCAATATTCACGATGCCGGATAAAGTGGCCCCTGTTCAGAACTTTATACATCAACTTTGCAGGCGTgtag CTGAAGATGAAAAtcaatttagaatttataaactGGATACGTTATTTTTTACCTTAATCAATACCCTCAAAACTCGGGCTGACGAGGGTTTCCCGAAGGAATCATTGGCTTTACTGCAACTGAAGAAAGATCCGTTCAAATATTCACCCGGGATTGGTTGTgag CATCACGAGGAGAATGACAAGTCGGTGGAGTGCACACTGTCCCGTGTGAAGCGCTGGTCGTACACCGTGTTAGACGCGTGCTGTCCCGTGGCCGGGGTGACGGCCCGACCCGCCTGTCACGTGCCACCGGACTACGACCTGGAG AGCATCCAAGTTTATCAGGAGCAGAAGAGGGGCAGGGTCGCTCCGTCTGTAGGTGGATATGAG TTCAACTTGTCGTCTTGCAATTCATCTCTGTTAAGTGATTCGTTTTTGGACACCACAAGCAACATGACAACAGACA gCAGCCGAAGGGAGAAACGTGTTCATGTGCCACTGAGGATGCCTAAAGCTGATT ATTCTCAAGCTATTCGCCTGGCCCCTGAATTAACCGAAGAAGAATTTCCCAGTCTTGGTGGTTCTCGCATAGGAAGAG GACGCGGTTTGGGCGGCAGCTTACCTAAACTGAAGACTGAGaagtaa
- the LOC116770554 gene encoding alpha-(1,6)-fucosyltransferase, producing the protein MMKLHPGWHTGLDGYFMMYLTKWKRAAVLLLFIWIAVTYLVISPLRCDSSSEESIDFQERLKTASLQLELLKQQHSNLISQIKKSSGLNVNLNEIDAAEFHNGGGPSEEYENLRRRIYSNTKEIWYFINHELTKLVNDDVQPEKVQAILDQVADRKRSLLSDQEKLPKLDGYEDWRRSEASEVSDLVQKRLKYLQNPPDCRDARKVICNLNKGCGFGCQLHHIVYCLIFAYATERTLILNSKGWRYNNKGWEYVFHPISDTCTTAYDDKVVPWPGSILTASYDAKVVSLPFIDSVSQKPKFLPLAVPSDLAHRIVRFNGDPSSWWIGQMLKYVLKPRAAMQKAINETIAKMNFKNPIVGVHIRRTDKVGTEAAFHHIDEYMVHVKEYYRTLEMTKHVDKKRVYLATDDANVLQDARNKYKEYEFLGDPSIAKTAATHRRYTPLSLTGLLVDLHMLAMCDYIVCTFSSQVGRVAYEMMQANRPDASDSFHSLDDIYYFGGQNAHDRRALMNHEAAGQEISFQAGDLIGIAGNHWNGFGRGTNKRTNLNGLIPWYKTADHLVLYPFPEYKHLQPDTRQKDL; encoded by the exons ATGATGAAGCTCCACCCCGGCTGGCACACGGGTCTTGATGGCTACTTTATGATGTACCTGACGAAATGGAAGAGGGCGGCTGTGCTCTTACTGTTCATCTGGATCGCTGTCACCTATCTAGTCATATCGCCTCTAAG ATGCGACAGCAGTTCAGAGGAGTCGATTGATTTCCAGGAGAGGCTGAAGACGGCCTCTCTACAGCTGGAGCTTCTAAAACAACAGCACAGTAACCTAATAtcacaaataaagaaatcctCTGG ATTGAACGTTAATCTAAACGAAATAGATGCAGCCGAGTTCCACAACGGAGGCGGTCCATCCGAGGAGTACGAGAATCTCAGGAGGAGAATATACTCTAATACCAAGGAAATATGGTACTTCATCAATCACGAGCTGACGAAGCTCGTCAACGACGACGTCCAGCCGGAGAAGGTTCAAGCGATTCTCGACCAAGTTGCAGACAGAAAGAG aTCACTGCTATCAGATCAAGAGAAACTCCCGAAACTCGATGGTTACGAGGATTGGAGGCGGTCTGAGGCGAGTGAGGTCAGTGACCTTGTTCAGAAGAGACTGAAATACCTACAGAACCCACCAGACTGTAGGGACGCTAGGAAGGTCATATGCAACTTGAATAAg GGTTGCGGGTTCGGCTGTCAGCTTCATCACATAGTATACTGTCTGATATTCGCGTACGCTACCGAGAGGACTCTCATACTGAACTCAAAGGGCTGGAGGTATAATAACAAGGGCTGGGAGTACGTGTTCCATCCCATATCAGACACCTGCACCACGGCCTATGACGATAAGGTGGTGCCCTGGCCAG GTTCGATCCTTACAGCGTCTTACGACGCGAAGGTGGTGTCTCTGCCGTTCATCGACTCTGTGTCTCAGAAGCCCAAGTTCCTGCCACTGGCAGTACCCTCGGACCTGGCGCACAG GATAGTCCGTTTCAACGGGGACCCGTCGTCATGGTGGATCGGTCAGATGCTCAAGTACGTGCTGAAGCCCCGCGCCGCCATGCAGAAAGCTATCAACGAGACCATAGCCAAGATGAACTTCAAGAATCCCATAGTCGG TGTCCACATCCGTCGCACAGACAAAGTCGGCACAGAGGCAGCCTTCCACCACATAGACGAGTACATGGTACACGTGAAGGAGTACTACAGGACCTTGGAGATGACCAAACATGTGGACAAGAAGAGGGTCTACCTCGCCACTGATGACGCTAAT GTGCTACAAGACGCGAGGAACAAGTACAAGGAGTACGAGTTTCTAGGCGACCCGTCCATAGCGAAGACCGCGGCCACTCACCGTCGCTACACCCCGCTATCTCTCACCGGGCTGCTGGTAGACCTGCATATGCTGGCTATGTGCGACTATATAGTGTGCACTTTCAGCAGTCAG GTGGGTCGCGTCGCCTACGAGATGATGCAGGCCAACAGACCTGATGCATCCGACAGTTTCCACTCACTGGACGACATCTACTACTTCGGGGGTCAGAACGCTCACGACAGGAGGGCCCTCATGAATCACGAAGCCGCGGGGCAGGAGATAAGCTTTcag GCTGGTGACTTGATCGGCATCGCCGGCAACCACTGGAACGGCTTCGGGAGGGGGACAAACAAACGGACTAATTTG AACGGCCTCATACCATGGTACAAGACCGCGGACCACCTCGTTCTGTACCCATTCCCCGAATACAAACACCTGCAGCCGGACACGCGACAGAaagacttataa